In Centropristis striata isolate RG_2023a ecotype Rhode Island chromosome 5, C.striata_1.0, whole genome shotgun sequence, a single genomic region encodes these proteins:
- the asxl1 gene encoding putative Polycomb group protein ASXL1 isoform X2 produces MCVCSGTAPLACLVTMLHSQVRGDRVKNSIFFKLPGRMSLFTLKKNALQWTKTTSESETPTEPTSSTTAPASSSSTPAAGTIVSSVPTEATEQESCDSTETTAAASGDNDASVDESSSSASCSTEPPAPSSQPQTRLSRAAGQQGRADTQQTQHAPHTQTRLSRSRQSGRQRKKAVMMPRVVLTPLKVNGEHVPSGPMKRSRGGVDVDFETPGSILVNTNIRALINVRTFSAFPTHSQQQLLQLLPEVDRQIGPDGMARLSSSALNNEFFTHASQSWKERLAEGEFTHEMQVRFRQEMEKEKKVEPWKEKFFEEYHGQKSGLTQEESLKLTMTDASEVAASVLDSDVAAVATGAPKRRSVGRRRRDGRMRRRTRADLRRRARRTLCKATPPALQSTEAAEASAALDVPAVSIGSPIADTDTDTVVQGEVVLQAESSVELQPDSASTEPKPSLTPEPETLPASTPTPTPTPTPTPTPTPTPTPTPTPTPTPTPSPSPASTSANEEPEAAARLLPEESAPVLASTSSPSSSSSSSSSSASSPVSSPSSPSDRQGAFAVGLDSSSSSSASSSAAVAADPLDDTASVVTSVTGGTATSSRESSPSASPATTPVPSAQLKEQKRRPDETQAFSSFPEKRPRLDDRQSFRTTIDGVRSEKPQPTTEEPKVPPIRIQLSRIKPPWVKGHPTYQICPRIVPPREGSRRSGTGGARTLADIKARAQQARAQREAAAAVAATGDGSGPTGVRPATGLPDSSNGRRAREHPGPIEPGGGGGGGGGGGGSGRRGGCGMEEQGSSSGSNSSGTQLQLLNVEPTPQPSPSLSTTSTSMSFDPPQTPSPPQQEAVGAAEAREEVEATSASSSNGLRDKAADSPSPKPEKSESAAAPSEMTDQGCEKPSLVPTSIPDSLPRFGAQGVDVIQTLASSCQPKEQIGKGGVIQHGSHHVEPQEVFSHSPTERRQTDAPSPHQADSSVGEKDDEAGTHSDSTETASDCENDIQEDEQQQQTDQDWCPQLSIQRNSQLVICSPPPQNQQPVIQAHVSSRHGQTVIQPCFPNGLLHAQHSGHHSQDHQSLPAVHPQGLRDTNIMVKMEPGDDCRASRQNFTEEECRGGLKSSVPHPTAASKRLASSARPVSSVEANNPLVTQLLQGSLPLEKVLPSHSANRLEISRLPGPQPRPPVARTTGPCNRPEISVQSPSPELTSASQIHNKSPTGRQVSCLMEAPAGSQYQSQQAPGAVPVITSLPPSSSSSSSLFSKNKSDLSSQTTVESTVIKDSHSSKPSQGVTPDRPQPAHRTMPNGPSPPHADPCPTEVVPTIKINWRPPQSQLSHSLQPQLSPPPTVKNEIGARPPCQALAKSSPIKPMSVTKKEPGSSMDGYLSGGAMEGLLNMEMTFARMAKKEHSKVTYSSGSPSSSSPSPSPSSSSTLPFQLYGKLPKHGGVGGVTYTANVSVMDNGGFSRSMADGVLQLRPRLSSSQTTLSIQAFTDSTAEEVALKCSCRLKAMIMCQGCGAFCHDDCIGPSKLCVSCLVVR; encoded by the exons atgtgtgtgtgcagtggtacAGCACCTTTGGCCTGCCTGGTCACAATGCTACACTCCCAGGTGAGGGGGGACCGAGTCAAGAACAGCATCTTCTTCAAGCTGCCTGGACGGATGAGCCTATTCACTCTCAAG AAGAACGCTCTCCAGTGGACTAAAACAACATCAGAGTCTGAGACACCAACAGAGCCGACCAGCAGCACCACTGCACCagcttccagcagcagcaccccTGCAGCAGGCACCATCGTGTCCTCCGTCCCCACTGAGGCCACTGAGCAGGAAAGCTGCGACTCCACTGAGACTACTGCTGCTGCCAGTGGAGACAATGACG CCTCGGTGGATGAGAGCTCCTCCAGCGCCTCCTGCTCCACAGAACCGCCGGCTCCCAGCTCTCAGCCCCAGACCCGCCTCAGCAGGGCAGCAGGACAGCAGGGACGAGCAGACACGCAGCAGACCCAACACGCTCCACACACCCAGACCAGACTGAGCCGCTCTAGACAG TCAGGGAGGCAGAGGAAGAAAGCAGTCATGATGCCTCGTGTTGTCCTCACCCCTCTTAAAGTGAATGGAGAACATGTTCCTTCAG GGCCGATGAAGAGGAGTCGAGGAGGGGTGGATGTAGACTTTGAAACACCGGGCTCCATCCTGGTCAACACCAACATCAGAGCCCTTATCAATGTGCGGACCTTCTCAGCCTTCCCCACACACTCGCAGCAGcaactgctgcagctgctgccagaggtggacagacag ATTGGACCAGACGGTATGGCCAGACTGAGCAGCTCAGCCCTTAATAATGAATTCTTCACCCATGCCTCCCAGAGCTGGAAAGAGAGGCTGGCAGAGG GTGAGTTCACCCACGAGATGCAGGTGCGCTTCCGGCAGGAaatggagaaagagaagaaggtaGAGCCATGGAAGGAAAAGTTTTTTGAAGAGTACCATGGTCAAAA GTCTGGCCTGACACAAGAGGAGTCCCTAAAGCTTACCATGACTGACGCTAGTGAAGTTGCAGCCAGTGTGCTGGACAGTGATGTTGCTGCGGTGGCAACTGGTGCCCCCAAAAGACGCAGCGTGGGTCGTCGGAGGAGAGATGGCAGGATGAGGAGACGAACAAGGGCAGACCTGCGTCGCAGGGCCAGGCGGACCCTCTGCAAGGCCACTCCTCCTGCCCTGCAGTCTACAGAAGCGGCTGAGGCCAGCGCGGCACTGGACGTCCCAGCTGTTTCTATTGGCTCTCCTATtgctgacacagacacagacacagtcgTTCAAGGTGAGGTGGTGCTACAGGCGGAGTCTAGTGTGGAGCTCCAACCTGACAGTGCCTCCACAGAGCCAAAGCCATCTCTCACTCCAGAGCCAGAAACATTGCCAGCCTCTACTCCTACTCCTACTCCCACTCCCACTCCCACGCCGACTCCGACTCCTACTCCGACTCCTACTCCTACTCCTACACCCACACCCACTCCCAGCCCAAGCCCAGCCTCCACCAGTGCAAATGAAGAGCCTGAAGCTGCAGCCCGGCTGCTCCCAGAGGAGTCTGCGCCTGTACTGGCTTCCACCTCCTcaccttcctcttcttcttcttcttcttcatcgtCGGCCTCCTCGCCCGTTTCCTCACCCTCCTCACCTTCAGATAGACAGGGAGCTTTTGCTGTCGGACTGGactcttcttcatcctcttcaGCGTCCTCCAGTGCTGCAGTGGCTGCCGACCCCCTGGATGACACTGCCTCTGTTGTCACCTCTGTCACAGGGGGTACCGCCACCAGCAGCCGCGAGAGTAGCCCCTCAGCCAGCCCAGCCACTACCCCTGTGCCCAGCGCTCAGCTCAAGGAGCAGAAGAGAAGGCCCGACGAGACCCAGGCCTTCTCCAGCTTCCCCGAAAAGAGGCCGCGGCTTGATGACCGTCAGTCCTTTCGTACCACAATTGACGGTGTCCGTTCGGAAAAGCCGCAGCCGACAACCGAGGAACCCAAGGTGCCGCCTATCCGG ATTCAACTGTCCAGAATCAAACCTCcctgggtcaaaggtcaccccACCTACCAAATCTGCCCCCGGATCGTGCCTCCCCGCGAAGGCTCGCGGCGGTCGGGGACGGGGGGCGCGCGCACCCTGGCGGACATCAAAGCCCGTGCCCAGCAAGCCAGGGCCCAGCGCGAGGCCGCTGCTGCTGTTGCAGCCACTGGCGACGGGTCAGGGCCGACCGGGGTCAGGCCTGCTACTGGGCTACCGGATAGCAGCAATGGAAGACGAGCGCGAGAGCATCCAGGACCTATCGAgcccggaggaggaggaggaggaggaggaggaggaggaggaagtggaagAAGGGGAGGTTGTGGGATGGAGGAGCAGGGATCGTCTTCAGGCTCTAATTCGTCTGGAACACAACTACAGCTTCTCAATGTAGAGCCCACCCCCCAGCCATCCCCTTCCCTGTCCACTACCTCAACCTCCATGTCCTTTGATCCCCCACAGACCCCAAGCCCCCCTCAACAGGAGGCAGTTGGGGCGGCAGAGGCTAGGGAGGAAGTAGAAGCAACATCAGCCAGCTCCTCCAATGGGCTCAGAGACAAGGCAGCTGACTCGCCCTCTCCAAAGCCTGAGAAGTCTGAGTCTGCTGCTGCCCCCTCAGAGATGACTGACCAGGGCTGTGAAAAGCCATCACTGGTGCCAACTTCTATCCCAGATTCCCTTCCCAGGTTTGGGGCTCAGGGTGTGGATGTAATTCAGACGCTGGCCAGTTCCTGTCAGCCCAAAGAACAGATAGGGAAGGGTGGTGTTATCCAGCATGGTTCCCACCATGTGGAACCCCAGGAGGTATTCTCTCACTCACCTACAGAGAGAAGGCAAACGGATGCACCCTCTCCCCACCAAGCAGACTCCTCTGTTGGAGAGAAAGACGATGAGGCTGGGACACATAGCGACTCCACTGAAACGGCTTCAGACTGTGAGAATGACATCCAGGAggatgagcagcagcagcagactgacCAGGACTGGTGCCCCCAACTGAGCATCCAGAGAAACAGCCAGCTGGTCATCTGCAGCCCTCCTCCTCAGAACCAGCAGCCAGTCATCCAGGCCCACGTGTCCAGCCGCCATGGTCAGACTGTCATTCAGCCTTGCTTCCCCAATGGTCTGCTCCACGCTCAGCACAGCGGCCACCATTCCCAGGACCACCAGTCTCTCCCCGCAGTCCACCCGCAGGGACTCAGGGACACCAACATTATGGTCAAAATGGAGCCTGGAGATGATTGTAGAGCCTCCAGACAGAACTTTACTGAAGAGGAGTGTCGTGGAGGTTTAAAGTCCTCGGTTCCTCACCCAACGGCTGCCTCTAAGAGACTGGCCAGCTCAGCCAGACCAGTGTCCAGTGTGGAGGCCAACAACCCTTTAGTCACTCAGCTATTACAGGGCAGCCTGCCCCTGGAGAAAGTTCTACCCTCACACTCGGCCAACAGGCTGGAGATCAGCCGATTGCCAGGACCCCAACCCAGACCACCAGTGGCAAGGACCACAGGACCTTGCAACAGGCCTGAGATTTCAGTCCAGTCTCCTAGCCCAGAACTAACTTCAGCCTCTCAGATCCACAACAAGTCTCCAACAGGTCGCCAAGTCTCTTGTCTGATGGAGGCCCCAGCTGGATCGCAGTATCAGTCTCAGCAGGCCCCTGGTGCTGTCCCAGTCATCACCTCTTtgccaccctcctcctcctcctccagttcTTTGTTCTCCAAAAATAAGTCAGACTTAAGTTCTCAGACCACTGTGGAGTCTACAGTTATAAAAGACTCTCATAGTTCTAAGCCCTCACAGGGGGTCACTCCAGACAGGCCTCAGCCAGCCCATCGAACCATGCCCAATGGCCCTTCCCCTCCCCATGCAGACCCCTGCCCCACAGAGGTGGTGCCTACTATTAAGATCAACTGGCGTCCCCCACAGTCTCAGCTCTCCCACTCTCTCCAACCGCAGCTGTCTCCTCCACCCACCGTAAAGAATGAAATTGGTGCACGACCCCCTTGCCAGGCTCTTGCCAAATCATCCCCTATCAAACCCATGAGTGTTACCAAAAAGGAGCCTGGGAGCTCTATGGATGGCTACCTGAGTGGAGGGGCGATGGAGGGACTCCTCAACATGGAGATGACTTTTGCCAGAATGGCAAAGAAGGAGCATAGCAAAGTTACCTACTCCTCTGgctctccttcctcttcctccccctccccttccccctcctcctcttccactctCCCTTTCCAGCTGTATGGAAAGCTCCCCAAGCACGGTGGCGTTGGAGGAGTAACCTACACGGCCAACGTGTCAGTGATGGACAACGGAGGTTTCTCCCGCAGCATGGCGGACGGTGTCCTTCAGCTGCGTCCCCGCTTGTCCTCCAGCCAGACCACCCTCAGCATCCAGGCCTTTACTGACAGTACGGCCGAGGAGGTGGCGCTTAAATGCTCATGCCGCCTCAAAGCCATGATCATGTGCCAAGGCTGTGGTGCCTTCTGCCATGACGATTGCATTGGGCCCTCCAAACTGTGCGTGTCATGTCTGGTGGTCagatag
- the asxl1 gene encoding putative Polycomb group protein ASXL1 isoform X1: MKDKQKRKKERTWAEAARMVLENFSDAPMTPKQILHVIQTKGLKEMRSGTAPLACLVTMLHSQVRGDRVKNSIFFKLPGRMSLFTLKKNALQWTKTTSESETPTEPTSSTTAPASSSSTPAAGTIVSSVPTEATEQESCDSTETTAAASGDNDASVDESSSSASCSTEPPAPSSQPQTRLSRAAGQQGRADTQQTQHAPHTQTRLSRSRQSGRQRKKAVMMPRVVLTPLKVNGEHVPSGPMKRSRGGVDVDFETPGSILVNTNIRALINVRTFSAFPTHSQQQLLQLLPEVDRQIGPDGMARLSSSALNNEFFTHASQSWKERLAEGEFTHEMQVRFRQEMEKEKKVEPWKEKFFEEYHGQKSGLTQEESLKLTMTDASEVAASVLDSDVAAVATGAPKRRSVGRRRRDGRMRRRTRADLRRRARRTLCKATPPALQSTEAAEASAALDVPAVSIGSPIADTDTDTVVQGEVVLQAESSVELQPDSASTEPKPSLTPEPETLPASTPTPTPTPTPTPTPTPTPTPTPTPTPTPTPSPSPASTSANEEPEAAARLLPEESAPVLASTSSPSSSSSSSSSSASSPVSSPSSPSDRQGAFAVGLDSSSSSSASSSAAVAADPLDDTASVVTSVTGGTATSSRESSPSASPATTPVPSAQLKEQKRRPDETQAFSSFPEKRPRLDDRQSFRTTIDGVRSEKPQPTTEEPKVPPIRIQLSRIKPPWVKGHPTYQICPRIVPPREGSRRSGTGGARTLADIKARAQQARAQREAAAAVAATGDGSGPTGVRPATGLPDSSNGRRAREHPGPIEPGGGGGGGGGGGGSGRRGGCGMEEQGSSSGSNSSGTQLQLLNVEPTPQPSPSLSTTSTSMSFDPPQTPSPPQQEAVGAAEAREEVEATSASSSNGLRDKAADSPSPKPEKSESAAAPSEMTDQGCEKPSLVPTSIPDSLPRFGAQGVDVIQTLASSCQPKEQIGKGGVIQHGSHHVEPQEVFSHSPTERRQTDAPSPHQADSSVGEKDDEAGTHSDSTETASDCENDIQEDEQQQQTDQDWCPQLSIQRNSQLVICSPPPQNQQPVIQAHVSSRHGQTVIQPCFPNGLLHAQHSGHHSQDHQSLPAVHPQGLRDTNIMVKMEPGDDCRASRQNFTEEECRGGLKSSVPHPTAASKRLASSARPVSSVEANNPLVTQLLQGSLPLEKVLPSHSANRLEISRLPGPQPRPPVARTTGPCNRPEISVQSPSPELTSASQIHNKSPTGRQVSCLMEAPAGSQYQSQQAPGAVPVITSLPPSSSSSSSLFSKNKSDLSSQTTVESTVIKDSHSSKPSQGVTPDRPQPAHRTMPNGPSPPHADPCPTEVVPTIKINWRPPQSQLSHSLQPQLSPPPTVKNEIGARPPCQALAKSSPIKPMSVTKKEPGSSMDGYLSGGAMEGLLNMEMTFARMAKKEHSKVTYSSGSPSSSSPSPSPSSSSTLPFQLYGKLPKHGGVGGVTYTANVSVMDNGGFSRSMADGVLQLRPRLSSSQTTLSIQAFTDSTAEEVALKCSCRLKAMIMCQGCGAFCHDDCIGPSKLCVSCLVVR; the protein is encoded by the exons agtggtacAGCACCTTTGGCCTGCCTGGTCACAATGCTACACTCCCAGGTGAGGGGGGACCGAGTCAAGAACAGCATCTTCTTCAAGCTGCCTGGACGGATGAGCCTATTCACTCTCAAG AAGAACGCTCTCCAGTGGACTAAAACAACATCAGAGTCTGAGACACCAACAGAGCCGACCAGCAGCACCACTGCACCagcttccagcagcagcaccccTGCAGCAGGCACCATCGTGTCCTCCGTCCCCACTGAGGCCACTGAGCAGGAAAGCTGCGACTCCACTGAGACTACTGCTGCTGCCAGTGGAGACAATGACG CCTCGGTGGATGAGAGCTCCTCCAGCGCCTCCTGCTCCACAGAACCGCCGGCTCCCAGCTCTCAGCCCCAGACCCGCCTCAGCAGGGCAGCAGGACAGCAGGGACGAGCAGACACGCAGCAGACCCAACACGCTCCACACACCCAGACCAGACTGAGCCGCTCTAGACAG TCAGGGAGGCAGAGGAAGAAAGCAGTCATGATGCCTCGTGTTGTCCTCACCCCTCTTAAAGTGAATGGAGAACATGTTCCTTCAG GGCCGATGAAGAGGAGTCGAGGAGGGGTGGATGTAGACTTTGAAACACCGGGCTCCATCCTGGTCAACACCAACATCAGAGCCCTTATCAATGTGCGGACCTTCTCAGCCTTCCCCACACACTCGCAGCAGcaactgctgcagctgctgccagaggtggacagacag ATTGGACCAGACGGTATGGCCAGACTGAGCAGCTCAGCCCTTAATAATGAATTCTTCACCCATGCCTCCCAGAGCTGGAAAGAGAGGCTGGCAGAGG GTGAGTTCACCCACGAGATGCAGGTGCGCTTCCGGCAGGAaatggagaaagagaagaaggtaGAGCCATGGAAGGAAAAGTTTTTTGAAGAGTACCATGGTCAAAA GTCTGGCCTGACACAAGAGGAGTCCCTAAAGCTTACCATGACTGACGCTAGTGAAGTTGCAGCCAGTGTGCTGGACAGTGATGTTGCTGCGGTGGCAACTGGTGCCCCCAAAAGACGCAGCGTGGGTCGTCGGAGGAGAGATGGCAGGATGAGGAGACGAACAAGGGCAGACCTGCGTCGCAGGGCCAGGCGGACCCTCTGCAAGGCCACTCCTCCTGCCCTGCAGTCTACAGAAGCGGCTGAGGCCAGCGCGGCACTGGACGTCCCAGCTGTTTCTATTGGCTCTCCTATtgctgacacagacacagacacagtcgTTCAAGGTGAGGTGGTGCTACAGGCGGAGTCTAGTGTGGAGCTCCAACCTGACAGTGCCTCCACAGAGCCAAAGCCATCTCTCACTCCAGAGCCAGAAACATTGCCAGCCTCTACTCCTACTCCTACTCCCACTCCCACTCCCACGCCGACTCCGACTCCTACTCCGACTCCTACTCCTACTCCTACACCCACACCCACTCCCAGCCCAAGCCCAGCCTCCACCAGTGCAAATGAAGAGCCTGAAGCTGCAGCCCGGCTGCTCCCAGAGGAGTCTGCGCCTGTACTGGCTTCCACCTCCTcaccttcctcttcttcttcttcttcttcatcgtCGGCCTCCTCGCCCGTTTCCTCACCCTCCTCACCTTCAGATAGACAGGGAGCTTTTGCTGTCGGACTGGactcttcttcatcctcttcaGCGTCCTCCAGTGCTGCAGTGGCTGCCGACCCCCTGGATGACACTGCCTCTGTTGTCACCTCTGTCACAGGGGGTACCGCCACCAGCAGCCGCGAGAGTAGCCCCTCAGCCAGCCCAGCCACTACCCCTGTGCCCAGCGCTCAGCTCAAGGAGCAGAAGAGAAGGCCCGACGAGACCCAGGCCTTCTCCAGCTTCCCCGAAAAGAGGCCGCGGCTTGATGACCGTCAGTCCTTTCGTACCACAATTGACGGTGTCCGTTCGGAAAAGCCGCAGCCGACAACCGAGGAACCCAAGGTGCCGCCTATCCGG ATTCAACTGTCCAGAATCAAACCTCcctgggtcaaaggtcaccccACCTACCAAATCTGCCCCCGGATCGTGCCTCCCCGCGAAGGCTCGCGGCGGTCGGGGACGGGGGGCGCGCGCACCCTGGCGGACATCAAAGCCCGTGCCCAGCAAGCCAGGGCCCAGCGCGAGGCCGCTGCTGCTGTTGCAGCCACTGGCGACGGGTCAGGGCCGACCGGGGTCAGGCCTGCTACTGGGCTACCGGATAGCAGCAATGGAAGACGAGCGCGAGAGCATCCAGGACCTATCGAgcccggaggaggaggaggaggaggaggaggaggaggaggaagtggaagAAGGGGAGGTTGTGGGATGGAGGAGCAGGGATCGTCTTCAGGCTCTAATTCGTCTGGAACACAACTACAGCTTCTCAATGTAGAGCCCACCCCCCAGCCATCCCCTTCCCTGTCCACTACCTCAACCTCCATGTCCTTTGATCCCCCACAGACCCCAAGCCCCCCTCAACAGGAGGCAGTTGGGGCGGCAGAGGCTAGGGAGGAAGTAGAAGCAACATCAGCCAGCTCCTCCAATGGGCTCAGAGACAAGGCAGCTGACTCGCCCTCTCCAAAGCCTGAGAAGTCTGAGTCTGCTGCTGCCCCCTCAGAGATGACTGACCAGGGCTGTGAAAAGCCATCACTGGTGCCAACTTCTATCCCAGATTCCCTTCCCAGGTTTGGGGCTCAGGGTGTGGATGTAATTCAGACGCTGGCCAGTTCCTGTCAGCCCAAAGAACAGATAGGGAAGGGTGGTGTTATCCAGCATGGTTCCCACCATGTGGAACCCCAGGAGGTATTCTCTCACTCACCTACAGAGAGAAGGCAAACGGATGCACCCTCTCCCCACCAAGCAGACTCCTCTGTTGGAGAGAAAGACGATGAGGCTGGGACACATAGCGACTCCACTGAAACGGCTTCAGACTGTGAGAATGACATCCAGGAggatgagcagcagcagcagactgacCAGGACTGGTGCCCCCAACTGAGCATCCAGAGAAACAGCCAGCTGGTCATCTGCAGCCCTCCTCCTCAGAACCAGCAGCCAGTCATCCAGGCCCACGTGTCCAGCCGCCATGGTCAGACTGTCATTCAGCCTTGCTTCCCCAATGGTCTGCTCCACGCTCAGCACAGCGGCCACCATTCCCAGGACCACCAGTCTCTCCCCGCAGTCCACCCGCAGGGACTCAGGGACACCAACATTATGGTCAAAATGGAGCCTGGAGATGATTGTAGAGCCTCCAGACAGAACTTTACTGAAGAGGAGTGTCGTGGAGGTTTAAAGTCCTCGGTTCCTCACCCAACGGCTGCCTCTAAGAGACTGGCCAGCTCAGCCAGACCAGTGTCCAGTGTGGAGGCCAACAACCCTTTAGTCACTCAGCTATTACAGGGCAGCCTGCCCCTGGAGAAAGTTCTACCCTCACACTCGGCCAACAGGCTGGAGATCAGCCGATTGCCAGGACCCCAACCCAGACCACCAGTGGCAAGGACCACAGGACCTTGCAACAGGCCTGAGATTTCAGTCCAGTCTCCTAGCCCAGAACTAACTTCAGCCTCTCAGATCCACAACAAGTCTCCAACAGGTCGCCAAGTCTCTTGTCTGATGGAGGCCCCAGCTGGATCGCAGTATCAGTCTCAGCAGGCCCCTGGTGCTGTCCCAGTCATCACCTCTTtgccaccctcctcctcctcctccagttcTTTGTTCTCCAAAAATAAGTCAGACTTAAGTTCTCAGACCACTGTGGAGTCTACAGTTATAAAAGACTCTCATAGTTCTAAGCCCTCACAGGGGGTCACTCCAGACAGGCCTCAGCCAGCCCATCGAACCATGCCCAATGGCCCTTCCCCTCCCCATGCAGACCCCTGCCCCACAGAGGTGGTGCCTACTATTAAGATCAACTGGCGTCCCCCACAGTCTCAGCTCTCCCACTCTCTCCAACCGCAGCTGTCTCCTCCACCCACCGTAAAGAATGAAATTGGTGCACGACCCCCTTGCCAGGCTCTTGCCAAATCATCCCCTATCAAACCCATGAGTGTTACCAAAAAGGAGCCTGGGAGCTCTATGGATGGCTACCTGAGTGGAGGGGCGATGGAGGGACTCCTCAACATGGAGATGACTTTTGCCAGAATGGCAAAGAAGGAGCATAGCAAAGTTACCTACTCCTCTGgctctccttcctcttcctccccctccccttccccctcctcctcttccactctCCCTTTCCAGCTGTATGGAAAGCTCCCCAAGCACGGTGGCGTTGGAGGAGTAACCTACACGGCCAACGTGTCAGTGATGGACAACGGAGGTTTCTCCCGCAGCATGGCGGACGGTGTCCTTCAGCTGCGTCCCCGCTTGTCCTCCAGCCAGACCACCCTCAGCATCCAGGCCTTTACTGACAGTACGGCCGAGGAGGTGGCGCTTAAATGCTCATGCCGCCTCAAAGCCATGATCATGTGCCAAGGCTGTGGTGCCTTCTGCCATGACGATTGCATTGGGCCCTCCAAACTGTGCGTGTCATGTCTGGTGGTCagatag
- the LOC131971202 gene encoding uncharacterized protein LOC131971202 has product MAEIWKAQQKHIPCLQDPPGFQLYTQTGTLKKGGHVLPTYRCARGSTSLENFHLHMNRFIPGTLASDTFFQAYLVDGLARWNEDRTMTAEGIGGPHSYSGLLRHAANQLSEEVLGRKLVEYKTPRKYTGELIGIEYLYSQNNVVMENYKLALATLETEDITVAEGDSLFEPFVMEDPTVATLDTIWPPQQSTPSAPSPSKRPAAVIPPPTTATAVPRPPLKQPSASVTVATMQSVGDMLDLIRALVPSSRPTLLKLPRMGQCSARIKVRGQSMS; this is encoded by the exons ATGGCGGAAATCTGGAAGGCCCAGCAGAAACACATCCCCTGTCTCCAGGACCCTCCAGGTTTCCAGCTGTATACACAGACGGGGACACTGAAAAAGGGTGGTCATGTGCTTCCAACCTACCGGTGTGCCAGAGGTTCGACCTCTTTGGAGAACTTTCACCTGCACATGAACAGGTTCATCCCAG GAACCCTGGCAAGTGACACCTTTTTCCAGGCCTATCTGGTTGATGGTCTTGCCAGGTGGAATGAGGACAGGACCATGACAGCAGAGGGGATAGGAGGGCCACACTCCTACAGTGGCCTACTTAGGCATGCAGCCAACCAGCTGTCAGAGGAGGTGCTTGGTAGAAAGCTGGTGGAGTACAAAACCCCACGGAAATACACCG gAGAGCTTATAGGTATTGAATACCTGTACAGCCAGAACAATGTTGTCATGGAGAACTACAAGTTGGCCCTGGCAACTCTTGAAACAGAGGACATCACTGTGGCAGAAGGAGACTCCCTTTTTGAGCCATTTGTAATGGAGGATCCAACTGTTGCCACCCTGGACACAATTTGGCCCCCTCAACAGTCCACTCCATCAGCTCCTTCTCCATCAAAAAGACCTGCAGCTGTTATTCCACCTCCAACTACTGCAACTGCAGTGCCTAGACCACCACTGAAGCAACCCTCCGCTTCCGTCACTGTTGCCACTATGCAGAGTG TGGGAGACATGCTGGATCTAATCCGAGCCTTGGTCCCCAGCTCCAGACCGACACTCCTCAAACTTCCCAGGATGGGGCAATGCTCTGCACGCAtcaaggtcagaggtcaaagcaTGTCCTAA